From one Bacillus sp. FJAT-42376 genomic stretch:
- a CDS encoding CBO0543 family protein, producing the protein MEKILLKGLFAACTAVIPFVFKSRYFKELLIVFFAKGTLSTVLDLFYIRRKRIEYPVRPFPKIFQTNILFDLLFFPLLSVIWVRQSYKDGIGGILLKSLTWSVPMSIIQWYMEKKTKLFTWKKWNIFYTFSCTSFTLLTIRALLAGVKKIESLKE; encoded by the coding sequence ATGGAAAAAATTCTTCTAAAAGGACTATTTGCTGCGTGTACCGCAGTGATTCCTTTTGTTTTTAAAAGCAGATATTTTAAAGAACTGCTGATTGTCTTTTTTGCAAAAGGAACCCTTTCTACGGTTCTGGATCTGTTTTATATTCGCCGTAAAAGAATTGAGTATCCCGTCCGGCCTTTTCCAAAAATCTTTCAAACGAACATCCTATTTGATTTGTTATTCTTTCCGCTTCTCAGCGTCATATGGGTTCGGCAATCCTATAAAGACGGAATTGGCGGGATTTTGTTAAAGAGCCTGACGTGGAGTGTGCCAATGAGTATCATTCAATGGTATATGGAGAAGAAAACGAAGCTGTTCACATGGAAGAAATGGAACATCTTTTACACGTTCAGCTGTACAAGCTTCACACTGCTTACCATCCGCGCCCTTCTTGCAGGCGTTAAGAAAATAGAAAGCTTGAAAGAATAG